In a genomic window of Dyadobacter fermentans DSM 18053:
- a CDS encoding phospho-sugar mutase, producing MTAKLEPNVMTKVSSWLNGDYDIDTKQSIQQLIDEGNDTELTDAFYKDLEFGTGGLRGLIGIGSNRMNRYTVGSATQGLANYLNKAFPNEEKSVAVAYDSRIKSDEFAKIIADIFTANGISVYLFEALRPTPELSFAIRLLGCKSGVVVTASHNPKEYNGYKAYWNDGSQVVAPHDKNIIDEVNAITSIDQVKFDGDASKITKIGADVDEKYIDHILSLSISKGALERQKDLKIVYTPLHGTGVTLVPQLLGKMGFEAVTVIEEQAEPKGNGQFPTVVYPNPEESEAMSKAVEKAKEIDADLVMGTDPDSDRVGIAVKNHHGEIQLLNGNQTASVLIYYLLNAWKDAGKLTGTQFVCKTIVTTDLIDKMAAAYDVKCYNTLTGFKYIAQVIREKEGQEQFIGGGEESYGYLIGDAVRDKDAIASCAMIAELTAYAKDKGLSLFDMLMEIYKQFGFYYEGLISLTKKGKSGADEIQQMMADFRANPPKTIAGSPVVRMDDYKALTTTDFKSGNTASIPSGEMGIESSNVLQFFTEDGTKFTCRPSGTEPKIKFYVGVRAALEKNEDFDSVYASLKEKVKAIGEELNLK from the coding sequence ATGACTGCAAAATTGGAACCGAATGTGATGACCAAAGTGAGCAGCTGGCTCAACGGTGATTATGATATCGATACAAAACAATCCATTCAACAACTGATCGATGAAGGCAACGATACTGAACTGACGGATGCATTTTACAAAGATCTCGAATTCGGGACAGGCGGGCTTCGCGGGCTGATCGGCATCGGTTCCAACCGCATGAACCGCTACACCGTGGGTTCGGCAACGCAGGGCTTGGCGAATTACCTCAACAAAGCATTCCCGAACGAAGAAAAAAGCGTGGCCGTAGCTTATGACAGCCGGATCAAGTCGGATGAATTTGCGAAGATCATCGCGGATATTTTCACGGCTAATGGCATTTCCGTTTACCTTTTCGAAGCATTGCGCCCTACGCCGGAGCTTTCGTTCGCGATCCGTTTGCTGGGCTGCAAAAGCGGGGTAGTCGTAACCGCATCACACAATCCGAAAGAATACAACGGCTACAAAGCCTACTGGAACGACGGTTCGCAAGTAGTAGCGCCGCATGACAAAAACATTATCGACGAAGTGAATGCGATCACGTCGATCGACCAGGTGAAATTTGACGGGGATGCCTCTAAAATCACTAAAATCGGTGCGGATGTGGACGAAAAATACATTGACCATATCCTTTCCCTTTCCATTTCAAAAGGTGCATTGGAGCGTCAGAAAGACCTGAAAATCGTGTACACGCCATTGCACGGAACAGGCGTGACCCTGGTGCCGCAATTGCTGGGCAAAATGGGTTTCGAAGCCGTAACGGTGATCGAAGAGCAGGCTGAACCCAAAGGCAACGGCCAGTTCCCGACGGTGGTTTACCCAAATCCCGAGGAAAGTGAAGCGATGTCGAAAGCCGTTGAAAAGGCGAAGGAAATCGACGCGGACCTCGTAATGGGCACCGACCCCGACTCCGACCGTGTGGGTATCGCAGTGAAAAACCACCACGGCGAAATTCAGCTCCTGAACGGTAACCAAACCGCCAGCGTGCTCATTTATTACCTCCTGAATGCCTGGAAAGACGCCGGCAAACTCACCGGAACGCAGTTCGTGTGTAAAACCATCGTAACCACCGACCTGATCGACAAAATGGCGGCGGCTTATGATGTGAAATGCTACAACACGCTCACCGGCTTCAAATACATTGCACAGGTAATCCGCGAGAAGGAAGGCCAAGAGCAGTTTATCGGTGGAGGAGAGGAAAGCTACGGCTACCTCATCGGCGACGCGGTGCGTGATAAGGATGCGATCGCTTCCTGCGCGATGATCGCCGAGCTTACGGCCTACGCGAAAGACAAAGGCCTTAGCCTGTTCGATATGCTGATGGAAATCTACAAGCAGTTTGGTTTCTATTATGAAGGGTTGATCTCACTGACTAAAAAAGGTAAGTCGGGCGCCGACGAAATCCAGCAAATGATGGCCGATTTCCGCGCTAACCCGCCGAAAACCATCGCAGGATCGCCGGTGGTGCGCATGGACGACTACAAGGCGTTGACCACAACGGATTTCAAATCGGGCAACACGGCGTCCATTCCATCGGGCGAAATGGGCATCGAATCGTCCAACGTACTTCAATTCTTTACCGAAGACGGTACGAAATTCACTTGCCGCCCATCCGGTACCGAGCCGAAAATCAAATTCTACGTGGGCGTACGCGCGGCGCTTGAAAAGAATGAGGACTTCGACAGCGTTTACGCTTCGCTGAAAGAGAAGGTAAAAGCGATCGGCGAGGAGTTGAACCTCAAATAA
- a CDS encoding M56 family metallopeptidase, translating into MMIPYLMKVSLVLAVLTLAYRWLIQFETFSNLNRVLLWVNVLAAWALPLVNLPSWGPVGMQTDIHDTFPKVVAQLPLLAEPLATIRPEPFKTEISTAVPFMSAGDWLLALYFAGVIVLAARLLFQVGRLLRVVATGRAERIADGTAIVRVAGASPYSFFKWIVLDPARHSDGELRNIIAHEAGHARQWHSADLLLAEIQKICLWFNPFSWAHQRLVHENLEYLADRAVLDNGFEKKQYQYNLLNTAMQSRELPLTNSFAQSLLKKRIQMMNRKPSHFMAWVKYAAVVTLIYVSSAFVAPYREVIVELAPEVIRPLVKPLIAEVNADIPSKQTDFDLPENIQPKAKPQPEQMAITADSLDEAPQAGTKGVLIVNQTLYWAITPLTTWEDITVIRNAAQKYGYALAINNIRYDPLQQYITDVSVSITAKNGGGSGEAHGEGEFQPIKGYSGYISARGHSMGATPPEALSTIMEQDYQKAQAMARQNAVAYFEYKLGKSLGTHTASTYTQKILAGPNARQFYDKNGIGRSQVSTLHIASYHKEASFYLNAGKSTFTEVNEVPFSKVDRVTMLEDSARRKYFVVYTK; encoded by the coding sequence ATGATGATCCCTTACCTCATGAAAGTCAGCCTGGTGCTGGCTGTGCTCACGCTGGCGTATCGCTGGCTGATCCAGTTCGAAACCTTCTCGAACCTAAACCGCGTACTATTGTGGGTCAATGTACTGGCTGCCTGGGCATTGCCGCTGGTGAACCTGCCCAGCTGGGGGCCAGTTGGAATGCAAACGGACATTCACGATACGTTTCCAAAAGTGGTAGCGCAACTTCCTTTGCTTGCCGAACCGCTCGCTACGATCCGTCCCGAACCTTTCAAGACGGAAATCAGCACTGCCGTACCTTTTATGAGCGCCGGGGATTGGCTCCTCGCCCTGTATTTTGCAGGCGTGATTGTGCTCGCTGCCCGTTTGCTTTTTCAGGTCGGCCGGTTGCTCCGGGTGGTAGCAACGGGGCGCGCAGAGCGCATTGCGGATGGTACGGCCATTGTGCGCGTGGCGGGTGCTTCGCCCTATTCTTTTTTCAAATGGATCGTGCTCGATCCGGCGAGGCATTCCGATGGGGAGCTGCGCAACATCATCGCCCACGAGGCCGGGCATGCGCGGCAATGGCATAGCGCCGATTTGCTGCTTGCGGAAATACAGAAAATATGTTTATGGTTCAACCCGTTTTCATGGGCGCATCAAAGGCTTGTGCACGAAAACCTCGAATACCTGGCCGATCGCGCTGTGCTGGACAATGGGTTTGAGAAGAAGCAATATCAGTACAATCTGCTCAACACCGCGATGCAAAGCCGCGAACTGCCGCTGACGAACTCTTTCGCGCAGTCGCTGCTCAAAAAACGCATTCAAATGATGAACCGGAAGCCTTCGCATTTTATGGCTTGGGTTAAATATGCGGCTGTTGTGACGCTGATTTACGTTTCATCCGCATTTGTGGCGCCCTATCGCGAAGTGATCGTCGAACTGGCGCCGGAGGTGATCAGGCCACTGGTAAAACCCCTTATAGCCGAAGTGAATGCCGATATTCCTTCCAAACAAACCGATTTTGACCTTCCCGAAAACATTCAACCCAAAGCAAAACCCCAGCCCGAACAAATGGCCATTACTGCCGACAGCCTGGATGAGGCACCTCAAGCTGGCACGAAAGGTGTATTGATCGTAAACCAGACATTGTACTGGGCTATTACACCGCTCACGACGTGGGAAGATATCACTGTTATCAGGAATGCCGCGCAGAAGTATGGCTATGCGTTAGCGATCAACAACATCCGGTACGATCCTCTGCAACAATACATCACGGACGTGTCGGTGAGCATTACCGCTAAAAACGGCGGCGGCTCGGGTGAAGCGCATGGGGAAGGCGAATTTCAGCCGATTAAGGGCTACTCGGGCTATATTTCAGCCAGGGGACATAGCATGGGTGCCACGCCGCCGGAAGCGCTGAGTACAATAATGGAGCAGGATTATCAGAAGGCACAGGCGATGGCCCGCCAAAATGCGGTCGCCTATTTCGAATACAAGCTCGGCAAAAGCCTGGGAACGCATACCGCCAGCACTTACACCCAGAAAATCCTGGCCGGGCCCAACGCACGGCAGTTTTACGACAAGAACGGAATCGGGCGATCACAAGTGAGCACCCTGCACATTGCCAGCTATCATAAAGAAGCCAGTTTTTATCTCAATGCGGGCAAATCTACCTTCACGGAAGTGAACGAAGTACCATTCTCGAAAGTTGACCGTGTGACCATGCTGGAAGACAGTGCCCGGCGAAAGTACTTCGTCGTGTATACCAAATAA
- a CDS encoding SusC/RagA family TonB-linked outer membrane protein yields MKLLCLFLMLCCQMARAQDGQVTGKVTDKDGIEIPGANIAVKGTSQGTSADGNGRYTIQAPPGATLVFSFIGFKKQEVVLGSQRTNVNVQMEPDVSMLNEVVVTALGQTQEKRAIGYSVQSIRSDEIRESGNPNMIGALQGKIAGAVITGSGGAPGAGVNIILRGITSLSGSADNQPLFVIDGIIISNATTAGNPLPSAGSASPGASEQFANTNRAADINPDDVESVSVLKGPAATALYGLRASNGAIIITTKRGKSGKLNVSVSLSGGADVLGKSPDIQTRFIQGRFGEFISPTEVRQRTPYQSFGPSIIGNNTDRIYDNFRGFYQTGFRTNNNITLTKGSEKGNIYVSAGHNYRQGIVPATHFERTSAKIAGTYHFTRRFSASGSFNYIRSGGKRPPAGDKSVFSALFYWPNTYDVNDYLNADGSYKNLLPGFTDNPVYLVKKSPRVDAVNRYIADLTLNYNITDWLTAKYQITLDAFNERRNRQVDSTFDVGTAVKGFLIKEYINYREVNSNLYVTASKQFNESWNGSLMVGNSVVGSKRPDSYYERGEGWNAPFTDEISSYRNQQKRFYSPLQYRIVSFFADAKLSFREMLYFNATGRNDIVSTLPKANNSFFYPSFSAGYIFTENLPKNNILSYGKLRASWAQVGKGTDPYVIGVYYELADNFPFGNTVPGYIRRSTTAAANLKPERTTSIEFGTELRFFSNRLMLDATYFTMDSKDQIVRAPVSNVSGYSFYYTNIGLIRNKGVELLATFKPVQKPRFSWDMSLNFTKMSGKVIEMPDELEEISYFDNGSRGVLKVREGSKLGELWGLDYLRAPDGQLLIQANGFPLTSQVTVPWGNALPDWTAGLTNTFNYRGLGLSFLLEWRHGGDVVDLGERNAFRSGSIEITGRRYEQVVFKGVVEQKGADQSVTYVPNTKAVILDDAFYNPSTARYMGNSAQFNIQDGSWFRLRTVGLSYAIPKTALAKSVFKGGVRFHFTGTNLFLNTPFRGYDPEALTFGSGTNIIGFVGRNNPASRSFQLGVNVNF; encoded by the coding sequence TTGAAGTTACTATGCCTTTTCCTCATGCTCTGCTGCCAGATGGCGCGGGCACAGGACGGGCAGGTAACCGGGAAAGTTACAGACAAGGACGGAATCGAAATCCCGGGTGCGAATATTGCCGTAAAAGGAACTTCACAAGGCACTTCGGCTGACGGCAACGGCCGGTACACCATTCAGGCACCACCAGGGGCCACGCTGGTATTCAGTTTTATTGGTTTCAAAAAGCAGGAGGTAGTGCTGGGTTCTCAACGTACCAATGTGAATGTACAAATGGAACCCGACGTTTCCATGCTCAACGAAGTGGTGGTGACGGCACTCGGACAAACGCAGGAAAAACGGGCGATCGGCTACTCAGTCCAGTCGATCCGGTCGGATGAAATCCGGGAATCGGGTAACCCGAACATGATCGGGGCATTGCAGGGCAAGATCGCCGGCGCGGTGATTACCGGGTCGGGCGGGGCGCCCGGAGCGGGAGTGAACATCATTCTCCGGGGCATCACCTCGCTCAGCGGCAGCGCCGACAACCAGCCGCTGTTTGTGATCGACGGCATCATCATCAGCAATGCCACCACAGCCGGAAACCCGCTGCCGAGCGCCGGATCGGCCTCGCCGGGCGCCTCCGAGCAATTTGCGAATACCAATCGCGCGGCGGATATCAATCCAGACGATGTCGAAAGCGTTTCGGTCCTGAAAGGCCCTGCCGCAACGGCGCTTTACGGCCTGCGCGCTTCCAATGGGGCCATTATTATCACTACCAAACGCGGCAAATCGGGAAAATTGAACGTGTCGGTGTCGCTTTCGGGCGGGGCGGATGTACTGGGGAAGTCGCCCGACATTCAAACGCGCTTCATTCAGGGACGTTTCGGCGAGTTCATTTCCCCCACCGAAGTGCGCCAGCGGACGCCCTACCAGTCGTTCGGGCCGTCGATCATCGGCAATAATACCGACCGTATTTACGACAACTTCCGCGGATTTTACCAAACAGGCTTCCGCACAAACAACAACATTACCCTGACGAAGGGCAGCGAAAAAGGCAATATCTACGTCTCGGCGGGTCATAATTACCGGCAGGGGATCGTGCCGGCCACGCATTTTGAGCGGACATCGGCCAAAATAGCAGGCACGTATCATTTCACCAGGCGATTTTCGGCTTCCGGCTCCTTCAACTACATCCGCTCCGGCGGGAAACGGCCGCCGGCGGGCGATAAGTCGGTGTTCAGCGCACTTTTCTACTGGCCTAATACCTATGACGTGAACGATTACCTGAATGCGGACGGCTCTTACAAAAACCTCCTGCCCGGTTTCACCGACAACCCGGTGTACCTGGTCAAAAAGAGTCCGCGGGTCGACGCCGTGAACCGCTATATAGCCGACCTGACATTAAACTACAACATTACCGACTGGCTTACAGCAAAGTATCAGATCACCCTGGACGCATTCAACGAACGCCGTAATCGCCAGGTAGACAGTACTTTCGATGTCGGAACGGCGGTGAAAGGCTTCCTGATCAAAGAGTACATTAATTATCGTGAGGTCAATTCCAATTTGTATGTGACGGCCTCGAAACAGTTCAACGAAAGCTGGAACGGCTCGCTGATGGTCGGTAACTCGGTGGTCGGCAGCAAGCGGCCCGATAGCTATTATGAGCGGGGAGAGGGCTGGAATGCGCCTTTTACGGACGAGATCAGCAGTTATCGCAACCAGCAGAAGCGTTTCTATTCCCCGCTGCAATACCGGATCGTCAGCTTCTTTGCCGATGCGAAACTGAGCTTTCGGGAAATGCTCTATTTCAATGCGACGGGCCGTAACGACATCGTTTCGACATTGCCCAAAGCCAACAATTCGTTCTTCTACCCATCGTTCAGTGCCGGCTACATTTTTACCGAAAACCTTCCCAAAAACAACATCCTCAGTTACGGCAAGCTGCGTGCTTCGTGGGCGCAGGTGGGCAAGGGCACCGATCCGTACGTGATTGGCGTGTACTACGAGCTGGCCGATAACTTCCCGTTCGGTAACACGGTTCCCGGCTACATCCGCCGGTCCACCACCGCGGCCGCCAACCTGAAACCCGAGCGGACCACGTCCATCGAATTCGGTACCGAGCTGCGTTTTTTCAGCAACCGGCTTATGCTCGATGCCACCTATTTTACGATGGACAGCAAGGACCAGATCGTCCGCGCGCCGGTTTCCAATGTTTCAGGCTATTCATTTTATTATACCAATATCGGTTTGATTCGCAACAAAGGCGTGGAGCTGCTTGCGACGTTTAAGCCGGTGCAAAAGCCGCGTTTCAGCTGGGATATGTCTTTGAATTTTACCAAAATGTCGGGGAAGGTGATCGAAATGCCGGACGAGCTCGAAGAAATCTCCTATTTCGACAATGGAAGTCGCGGTGTGCTGAAAGTGCGGGAAGGCAGCAAGCTGGGCGAATTGTGGGGCCTCGATTACCTGCGCGCCCCGGATGGCCAGCTACTCATCCAGGCGAATGGTTTTCCGCTCACAAGCCAGGTGACGGTGCCTTGGGGTAATGCATTGCCCGACTGGACGGCCGGTTTGACCAACACATTCAACTACCGCGGCCTGGGCCTGTCGTTCCTGCTCGAATGGCGGCACGGCGGCGACGTGGTCGATCTTGGTGAGCGGAATGCATTCCGGTCGGGTTCCATCGAAATCACCGGGCGGAGATACGAGCAGGTCGTTTTCAAAGGTGTGGTCGAGCAAAAAGGGGCCGACCAGTCCGTAACCTACGTACCCAACACCAAAGCGGTGATCCTCGACGACGCATTCTATAACCCATCGACGGCGCGCTATATGGGCAATTCGGCTCAGTTCAACATTCAGGATGGCTCCTGGTTCAGGCTGCGAACGGTAGGCCTTTCGTACGCGATCCCGAAAACCGCATTGGCGAAATCGGTTTTCAAGGGCGGCGTGCGGTTCCACTTTACAGGCACCAATCTTTTCCTGAATACACCCTTCCGCGGCTACGACCCCGAAGCGCTCACATTCGGCTCGGGCACGAATATCATTGGTTTTGTGGGCAGGAACAATCCGGCCTCGCGCAGTTTTCAGCTAGGTGTTAATGTAAATTTTTAG
- a CDS encoding SusD/RagB family nutrient-binding outer membrane lipoprotein: MKKIRLIAKILPLLVLLLTACDKFLDVNTDETLKGDATMQELLPTAQFYTAEASFQQAYVACQYAQQLGSALGANGIDTYAETDNTLGWSNFYLYALPQLNAIIEKGQEEATPAYVGIAKVLTAYNLGIATASWENVPYTEADQQNFSPAYDTQEQVYATIFRLLDEAVTELAGNTGAKPGQDDLIYQGDLGKWTRLAHSLRARYVWHGSLRNPAQAAQSVLASLEKGMTGNEDDFQLQYNSKNLSPWYSKVAVPNTTGNLSVTFTNTIVDMFNGTAQGVADPRLSKVIGLKNNQTVYSGVIPGSGSGSTVDLNNKAWHSNINSPLVMMTYSELKGIEAEARMALHGGTGTSAEGYAAYQAMLAANMEKVGVEAADMEKFLKDPKINVGAAKLTAEQIIREKFKSMLLIGDIWTDIRKYDYLDFPMPVGVNPDLDGQRIQRMKYPDSEITRNSKTVLANQKDPEVPMWLIGK; the protein is encoded by the coding sequence ATGAAAAAAATTAGACTTATAGCCAAGATATTACCCCTGCTGGTCCTGCTGCTGACGGCGTGCGACAAGTTCCTGGACGTGAATACCGACGAAACCCTCAAAGGTGACGCCACCATGCAGGAGCTTCTGCCGACGGCCCAGTTTTATACCGCCGAAGCGAGCTTCCAGCAGGCATATGTGGCCTGCCAGTACGCGCAGCAGCTCGGCAGCGCCCTGGGTGCCAACGGAATCGATACCTATGCCGAAACGGACAACACACTGGGCTGGTCGAACTTCTATTTGTATGCTTTGCCGCAACTGAATGCGATCATTGAAAAAGGGCAGGAGGAAGCGACACCGGCCTATGTGGGTATTGCCAAAGTGCTCACGGCCTATAACCTCGGGATAGCCACCGCGAGCTGGGAGAATGTGCCCTATACCGAAGCCGATCAGCAAAATTTCTCGCCCGCGTACGACACGCAGGAGCAGGTTTACGCGACAATTTTCCGTTTGCTCGACGAGGCAGTTACCGAGTTAGCCGGCAATACCGGCGCAAAGCCCGGCCAGGACGATCTGATCTATCAGGGTGATTTGGGCAAATGGACCCGCCTCGCACATTCGCTGCGTGCCCGCTATGTATGGCATGGTTCGTTGCGTAACCCCGCGCAGGCTGCCCAAAGTGTGCTGGCGTCGCTGGAAAAAGGGATGACGGGAAATGAGGATGATTTTCAGCTACAATATAATTCCAAAAACCTGAGTCCGTGGTACAGTAAGGTGGCTGTGCCGAACACGACGGGAAACCTCTCCGTGACATTTACGAATACGATCGTCGACATGTTCAATGGCACCGCGCAGGGCGTTGCCGACCCGCGTTTGTCGAAGGTAATCGGGTTAAAAAACAACCAAACGGTCTATTCGGGCGTCATTCCCGGCTCTGGGAGCGGCTCAACGGTGGATTTGAACAACAAAGCCTGGCATTCAAATATCAACTCGCCGCTGGTGATGATGACCTATTCGGAATTAAAAGGCATTGAGGCAGAGGCGAGAATGGCCCTGCATGGCGGCACAGGAACTTCCGCGGAAGGTTATGCGGCCTATCAGGCGATGCTTGCCGCCAACATGGAGAAGGTAGGTGTAGAAGCGGCCGATATGGAAAAGTTTCTGAAAGATCCGAAGATCAATGTGGGCGCCGCGAAACTCACGGCTGAACAGATTATCCGTGAAAAATTCAAATCCATGCTGCTGATCGGGGACATCTGGACGGACATCCGCAAATATGATTACCTCGATTTCCCCATGCCCGTAGGCGTAAACCCCGATCTCGACGGCCAACGCATTCAGCGCATGAAATACCCCGACTCCGAGATCACCCGCAATTCCAAAACCGTGCTGGCTAACCAGAAAGATCCCGAGGTCCCAATGTGGCTGATCGGTAAATAG
- a CDS encoding carboxypeptidase-like regulatory domain-containing protein, whose protein sequence is MNCISLSRCLLIFSLCILVCAGARAQQPATVTLAGKVTDEKTGKPLPFANVFINNSTIGTNSDENGNYRLPNLAVGSLELVVSFLGYETVKQTLRFEQPGVKTVLFKLREGQELKGVTIVARRNKKREKHLKIITRELLGRSKFSKLCKIVNPEVLRISDDDDGHLGAQTVKPLIIENYALGYRIHQDLDDFDFFNGTLYYGGATRFELMKPKDEAQRKLWRSNQKEAYKGSLKHLLTSMVADSLLENGFKVFQAIPDSLRMFKQVRSVNGYNSITNHIHNRIEPVRGMRLVQPGELPTERLIVSRTQMEVFDTNKHGRSPYPDMPFAYTQITLPEGFMVTTPQGWVVMPMGLHISGDLGNNRFSHLLSADWSRDE, encoded by the coding sequence TTGAACTGTATATCCCTTTCCCGCTGTCTGCTGATTTTCAGTCTTTGTATCCTCGTTTGTGCAGGTGCGCGTGCGCAGCAGCCGGCGACGGTAACGCTTGCCGGGAAAGTTACCGATGAAAAAACCGGCAAGCCGCTGCCTTTCGCCAATGTATTTATTAATAACTCCACGATCGGGACTAATTCCGATGAAAACGGGAACTACCGGTTGCCTAACCTGGCAGTGGGGAGTCTGGAACTCGTGGTGTCGTTCCTGGGCTATGAAACCGTTAAGCAAACATTGCGTTTTGAGCAACCGGGCGTTAAAACGGTGCTCTTCAAGCTGCGCGAAGGGCAGGAACTGAAAGGCGTAACCATTGTAGCCAGGCGGAATAAAAAGCGTGAAAAGCACTTGAAGATCATCACGCGCGAGCTGCTGGGCCGGAGTAAGTTCAGTAAGCTCTGCAAAATCGTTAATCCCGAAGTGCTGCGGATATCGGACGATGACGACGGGCACCTGGGAGCGCAGACGGTGAAGCCGCTGATCATCGAAAATTACGCATTGGGCTACCGCATTCACCAGGACCTGGATGATTTCGATTTTTTCAATGGTACGCTCTATTATGGCGGCGCAACCCGCTTCGAACTCATGAAGCCAAAGGACGAAGCGCAGCGCAAACTTTGGCGCAGCAATCAGAAAGAAGCCTACAAAGGCTCATTAAAGCATTTGCTAACAAGTATGGTCGCCGACAGTCTTCTGGAAAACGGGTTCAAGGTGTTCCAGGCCATTCCCGATTCGTTGCGTATGTTCAAGCAGGTGCGGAGTGTGAATGGTTACAATTCTATTACAAACCACATTCATAACCGCATCGAGCCCGTGCGCGGGATGCGGCTGGTGCAGCCGGGGGAGCTTCCTACCGAGCGGCTCATCGTATCGCGGACCCAAATGGAGGTTTTTGACACTAACAAACACGGCCGGTCGCCGTATCCGGACATGCCCTTTGCCTACACCCAGATTACCCTGCCGGAGGGTTTCATGGTCACCACGCCCCAGGGTTGGGTGGTAATGCCCATGGGGCTGCACATTTCCGGCGACCTCGGCAATAACCGCTTTTCCCACCTTCTTTCCGCCGACTGGTCGCGCGACGAGTAG